The Argiope bruennichi chromosome 9, qqArgBrue1.1, whole genome shotgun sequence genome contains a region encoding:
- the LOC129983947 gene encoding uncharacterized protein LOC129983947, giving the protein MGAVISVIPVNKQRDRKASDFVLFAANGLKIQTFGNKALKLDLELRLQFTWSFTIANVSKAIIGADFLKNFSLLVDLKRKCLIDTLTSLSSFGKIATFPNFSLTTIASATYDSPISNLLNEFKEITRPSCSIKDPKHFVTHHIITKGPPVTS; this is encoded by the coding sequence ATGGGAGCTGTTATATCTGTAATTCCTGTAAATAAACAAAGAGATCGTAAAGCatcagattttgttttatttgccgcCAATggcttaaaaattcaaacttttggcAACAAAGCGCTAAAATTAGATCTTGAACTGCGTCTCCAATTTACTTGGTCATTCACAATAGCAAATGTCTCAAAAGCTATTATTGGAGcagattttctcaaaaatttcagtttattagtTGATTTGAAAAGGAAATGCCTTATTGATACACTGACATCATTGTCTTCATTTGGTAAAATAGctacatttccaaatttttctctCACTACGATAGCTTCTGCAACATATGATTCACCAATATCTAATCTTCTTAATGAATTCAAGGAAATCACAAGGCCGAGTTGTTCGATTAAGGACCCTAAGCATTTCGTTACTCATCACATCATAACGAAAGGCCCTCCTGTCACATCATAA
- the LOC129983948 gene encoding uncharacterized protein LOC129983948: MSITEEKSPVLNLDIPNVEISRVAIKLPNFWRNKPKLWFLQLEAQFANSGISQDSTKYNIVVAALDKIVLGLVVDVLSDPPTDKKYENLKPALLNRLTDTEESRLKKLLTDMELGDKRPSDLLRQMKSLAGNSISDEVIKSL; the protein is encoded by the coding sequence atgtctataaCGGAAGAAAAATCACCTGTCTTAAATCTCGATATTCCAAATGTTGAAATCAGTCGAGTTGCAATTAAGCTTCCAAATTTTTGGCGAAACAAGCCAAAACTGTGGTTTTTACAGCTTGAAGCACAGTTTGCAAACAGCGGTATTTCTCAGGATTCAACTAAATACAATATTGTCGTCGCTGCATTAGACAAAATTGTGTTAGGCCTTGTGGTTGATGTTTTGTCCGACCCTCCtacagataaaaaatatgaaaatttaaaaccagCTTTATTAAACAGATTAACTGATACTGAGGAATCGAGATTAAAAAAACTCTTGACTGATATGGAACTTGGCGACAAACGGCCTTCCGATCTCTTAAGGCAAATGAAAAGCTTGGCCGGAAATTCTATTTCGGATGAAGTTATTAAATCTTTGTGA